Within Microbacterium proteolyticum, the genomic segment GGCCAACGCCATCGCGACGGTCGACCTGACCAAGGCCGAGGTCACCGGCATCCTCCCCCTCGGCTACAAGGACTGGGGCGCGAGCGCGCTGGACACCAGCGACAAGGACGGCGGGATCAACATCCGCAGCGTCGCCGGCCTGAAGGGCTTGTACATGCCCGACGGCATCGCGTCGTACTCGGCGAGCGTCGCCGGCAAGGCCACGACCTACCTCGTCACCGCGAACGAGGGCGACGGCCGCGAGTGGGGCTCGTTCATCGACGAGGCCCGCATCAAGGACCTCGGCAAGAAGGACCTGGCCCCGATCTGCGAGACCTCGCCGCTCGCGGGTCGCTCGGCGGATGCCGACCTCGGACGCCTCAAGGTCGTCACCGACCTCGGCACGACCGCCGACGGCTGCTACAGCGAGCTCTACGCCTACGGCGGCCGCTCGTTCTCGATCTGGGACACCAAGGGCGCGCTCGTCTTCGACTCCGGCGACGACTTCGAGCAGAAGCTCAAGGAGGTCGCCCCCGAGCTGTTCAACGTCTCGAACGACAACAACACCGTCGACGACCGCAGCGATGACAAGGGCCCCGAGCCCGAGGGCGTGACCATCGGCGTGGTCGACGGCCGCACCTACGCCTTCATCGGCCTCGAACGGGCCGGCGGCGTGATGGTCTACGACATCACCGACCCGACGAACGCGACGTACGTCACGTACGTGAACAACCGCGACGCCTCCGCCGACGTCAAGACGGCCGCCGCGGGCGACCTCGGCCCGGAGGGCATCACGTTCGTCTCGGCGCTGCGTTCGCCCACCGGCATCCCGCTGCTGATCACCGGCAACGAGGTCTCGGGCTCGACCACCGTCTTCGAGGTGCGTCCGGCGCAGCCGAAGACCCCCGACCTGCAGATCCTGACGATCAACGACTTCCACGGGCGCCTGCTGCAGGAGTCCGGCGGAGTCGCGGGCGCGGGCGTGCTCGCCGGTGCGGTCGAGAAGTACCGCCAGCAGAACCCGAACACACTGTTCGTCTCGGCCGGCGACAACATCGGTGCGAGCGCGTTCGAGTCGTTCATCGACCAGGACACCCCGACGATCAAGGCCCTCACGGCCGCGACGCTCGACGTCAGCACGGTCGGCAACCACGAGTTCGACCGCGGCTTCGCCGATCTAACCGACCGCGTCATCCCCGAGTACGAGGGCGACCCGGATGCCGACCAGTTCAGCGACTTCGCACTCGGCGCGAACGTGTATGAGAAGGGCACGAAGACCCCCGCCCTGAAGCCGTACACGATCAAGGACGTCAACGGCACGAAGGTCGCGTTCGTCGGCACCGTCACGGAGCAGACGGCCGGAATGGTCGACCCGTCGAAGATCACGTCGATCGAGTTCGGCGACCAGGTCGAGGCGGCCAACCGCGAGGCGAAGAACGCCCGCGCCGCCGGCGCCGACATCGTGATCCTCCTCGCCCACGAGGGCTCGGAGGGCACCGACTGCACCAAGATCGCCACGGAGTCGGGAGACTTCGGCGACCTCGTCCGCAACGCCTCGAGCGACGTGGATGCCATCGTCTCGGCGCACACGCACCAGAAGTACGCGTGCGAGATCGGCGGCCGCTCCGTCATCCAGACCGGCCAGTACGGCACGAACCTCGGCACGCTCGACATCGACCTCGACGGAGCCGGAAAGCTCGTCTCGATCACGCCGGGCGTGCGTGCGCTGTACGACTCGACCGTGTCCCAGTGGGTCGCGTACCCGCAGACGCAGGTCGCGAAGATCGTGGCGGATGCCAAGGCCACCGCCGACGTCAAGGGTCAGGTCGAGGTCGGCACGATCACGACCGACATCAAGCGCGCCGTCAACGGTTCGGGCGGCGAGGACCGCGGCGCCTACTCGACGCTCGGCAACACCGTCGCCGACGTGTACCTGTGGGCCGCGAGCGAGAACCCCTCGTTCAACGGCGAGGACGCGCAGATCGCGTTCATGAACCCCGGCGGACTGCGCGCCGACCTGCTGTACGGCACCGACGACGGCTCGGTCTCGTACCGCGAGGCGGCGAACGTGCAGCCGTTCGGCAACACGCTCGTCACGCTGTCGCTGACGGGTGCGCAGCTGAGGTCGGTGCTCGAGGAGCAGTGGCAGCCCGACACCGCGTCGCGCCCGGTGCTCGCGCTGGGCGT encodes:
- a CDS encoding choice-of-anchor I family protein, with the translated sequence MPSSFLRRAVAFTATTAAVCALALTSATAASAAIVPTPVSDSAPGAAIGLTPVGSYDTNVYKESAAEIVQAYRDRLFVVNAQAGTVTVLDNSDPKNPTKLYDIASDGVANSIAVRDDGLGVVAFEAADKTAPGHLLFFDANKDDAASATLGEVTVGALPDMVTFSKDGAYAVVANEGEPNDAFTVDPEGSVSIVTLASTLTAPAQTAVKTAGFRAFEQGGSKTLDPKVRVFGPDVAAPDQGSTPLSANRVSRNLEPEYITVDGTVAYVALQEANAIATVDLTKAEVTGILPLGYKDWGASALDTSDKDGGINIRSVAGLKGLYMPDGIASYSASVAGKATTYLVTANEGDGREWGSFIDEARIKDLGKKDLAPICETSPLAGRSADADLGRLKVVTDLGTTADGCYSELYAYGGRSFSIWDTKGALVFDSGDDFEQKLKEVAPELFNVSNDNNTVDDRSDDKGPEPEGVTIGVVDGRTYAFIGLERAGGVMVYDITDPTNATYVTYVNNRDASADVKTAAAGDLGPEGITFVSALRSPTGIPLLITGNEVSGSTTVFEVRPAQPKTPDLQILTINDFHGRLLQESGGVAGAGVLAGAVEKYRQQNPNTLFVSAGDNIGASAFESFIDQDTPTIKALTAATLDVSTVGNHEFDRGFADLTDRVIPEYEGDPDADQFSDFALGANVYEKGTKTPALKPYTIKDVNGTKVAFVGTVTEQTAGMVDPSKITSIEFGDQVEAANREAKNARAAGADIVILLAHEGSEGTDCTKIATESGDFGDLVRNASSDVDAIVSAHTHQKYACEIGGRSVIQTGQYGTNLGTLDIDLDGAGKLVSITPGVRALYDSTVSQWVAYPQTQVAKIVADAKATADVKGQVEVGTITTDIKRAVNGSGGEDRGAYSTLGNTVADVYLWAASENPSFNGEDAQIAFMNPGGLRADLLYGTDDGSVSYREAANVQPFGNTLVTLSLTGAQLRSVLEEQWQPDTASRPVLALGVSKGFSFEYDPTAAKGSRIGAIALNGTPIDPAATYRVVTNSFLAAGGDNFFTFAQGTGKTDSGQIDLQATAEFFAAKGTVAPSPLGRAYLKGTQPIDEGTGPTPTPTPTPTPTATPTPTDTPVPAPSSSAGAGSQGALATTGTEVPWGLALGGAFLLVAGGLAFALRKRRTV